GTGCACGATAAACAGCGCGTTCGTGTCCAGCTGGGTTTTTGAGTAGGCCAGGCCGAAAACATTCAAATCCGGCTCGCCGGCCATGAACGGCGAAAGCAGCACAAACGCCAGCGGAAACAGCCAGAATTTAAGGCTGCCGGTTTGAGTCAGCGCCCGCGGATCCCTCAGCGCGATCAGCATTACCAGTATCGCGCTTAATACGCACTGCGCCGCCGCGCCCGGCCACAGAAGCGACATGGCAAACGCGCCCAGCGCGGTCGCCAGAAAAGCGGCCTTGAAATTCCTGTCAGGCACCGGTTTTCTCCAGATATTCAAGCACCCGCACGGTGACAAGCGCGTATGCCGCGCCTATGATGAAATGCCCTGCGATCCATAAAACCGCGATCAGTTTCCACGAACTGTCAGGCAGGCCGAAAAACCGTTGCAGTCCCTCGATGACTTTCAGATACGCATTGAAAATTCCGCTGCCGTACATTAGCCAGCTGGTTACAAAAAAGTGCGGCAGGCCTTCAAGACATGCCAGCATGACCGCCAGCCATACCGCCTTCCGGCGCGTGCCGAATGCGGTGAGCGCCGCTTCCACTATAGCCGTTTCAATCAGTATCCCGGCGGCGGGGCCGAGCTTGAACGCGCCTGCCGAGGCGAATTTCATCAGCAGAGCCACAAGGCCGGTGTACAGCGTCGCTCCGCGCACCGGGGTGTAAGTGCGCTCGGCGCATAAAACAAGCGCGCCTATGCCCGCCATCGCCGCGCCGCGGAACGGAAACTGCACGGCGTGCAGCCAGCTGCCAAGAAACATTTCGGCCAGTCCCCACAGCGCACCGAACACGGTCGTGTATACAGCCAGTCGTATTTTATTGGCGGGATGCAGTGCATTGATTTTTTCAGCAGTCATGGAAGGATCCCTTGCTTGATGGAGTAAACGCGGTCCGACATCGCTTCCGTCAGTTTTGCCAGATGGCTTATGACGAGCGCGCCGCCGCCGTCCCGGCAGAACAGGCGCAGTGCGGCGTGAAACGCCGCGATGCCCTCTGCGTCAAGGCACGATACCGCTTCGTCGAGAATGATGAATTCGGGGCCGGCCAGCATCGCGCATAACAGCGCGCACCGCTGGGCCTGGCCGTAGCTGAGGTTTTGCACCGCCCGGCCGGCAAGATGTTCTGCGCCGAGCGCGCGGGCCAGTTCGATAAAACCGCGGCCGCAGGGTTTTATGGCCTCGCGCCGGGCGCGGTCGAAATTTTCTCCGGCGGTTTTATAAAGCAGCTGCGTGTAAGGGTTCTGGGGCAGCAGGCGCACTTTCCTGGCAAGGTCGGAGCGGGAGCAGGCGGCTCCGGCTATGGCCAGCGCGCCCGCATGAGGTGTCTTCAGTCCAGCCAGCAGGCCGGCAAGCGTGCTTTTGCCCGCGCCGTTGGGGCCGGTGAGTCCGGTTATGCGGCCGCGCCGGATTTCCAGCGTAAAATTTTCCACCAGCGCGGTTCCGTCGGCGGCGCGGCTGGCGATGTTTGCGGCGAGCAGGCCCGTGGAATCGGGGCAGCCGGGCGGCTCCGGCCTGAAAAATCCGCCGGAATCGGTTAACCGAGCGGGCATCAGCTGTCCGTCGTTCAATTTGTAGCTTTTGTCTATCACGGCGTCCAGCCGCGCGAATTCGTGCCCCGCGACAAGCACCGCCAGTCCGCGCGCCTTGAGGTCTTTTATCATCGAGCAGAGCCTGCGCGCGCCGTCATCGTCAAGATAGGCGGACGGTTCGTCGAACACCGCCAGTCCCGCCCCGGCAGCCGCGTTCGCGCAGACACAGGCCAACCGCTGTTTCTCGCCGGTGGAAAGCAGGTGCACTTTGCGTTCCTGCGCGTGGGTCAGGCCGGCGGTTTTTACCGCGTCCCGAGCGGTCGGTTTTGATCCGTGCGGACGGGAATATTTAAGGAAGAACCCGATTTCCTCCAAAACGCTGTCGGTCAGGATCTGCGCGTCCAGATTCTGCAGCACCGCCGCCGGCGGCGGGTTTTGGGTTGTTATGGAACCTTGCGTTTCGCCCTGCCCGAACCCCGGCAGCAGGCCGCATACTGCCGCAACAAGCGTGCTTTTGCCCGACCCGTTCCTGCCCGTAACGGCGGCGCATTCGCCCGGCTGCAGGCGCAGATTTATGCCATCGAGTATCCACGGCGCGCCGGGCCGGTGCCGGAACCGGTAATCTTTTATTTCGAGAGGCATCGTATAATATGCCGCGCCAGTTCTTCCAGCTCGGCGGGTGTTTTGTTTTCAACGCTTAGCGTTTCGGTTCCGGCGTGTGAAAACAGCTCGGCGGCGGTAACCGCGAGCGCGGGCCGGACTGTTATTATAAGGTCATGCCCGCGGCTCAGGCGCATTACGCGTTCGCCGTAGCCGACCCCGGCGGCTTCAAGCGGGCCGAACTCGTCTATGATTACGGTTTTGTAATTCTGCGCTTTGCCGAGCACGGCGTCCGCGAAATCGAACCCGGCTTTGTCCGGCACGGGGCCGCCGCCGATTTCCAGCAGTTTCATTCTTTTGCCGGTGCGCAGGCTTTTAACGAAATAAAGCGATTTTTTCTCGCCCGCGGGTTCTCCTTCCGACACAATGCCGCCGGTTTCCAGCCCCGCTTTTTCCAGCGCGGAATGGAGATTTTTCACGAAAGCGGTTTTTCCGGAATTTTTCGGTCCGGTTATAAAAAATACCATAGCGTTATTTATGGAAACACAGCGGATTCAAGCCTTGCGTCCGCCCTGCGCCGGCCGGACCTGTTTCACCATTAAATTAAACAAATAAAGCCGGGCCGCGTCAATCGCCGGAGGCCGCACTATAATAACGGCGAGAAAGACAGAGTTCTCAGGTCCTGCAGATCCCGCGGTTCCAGCCGGTGCCGCAGAATTCCCAGATGCGGCAGCCGCTGAACCGGGTTTTGCGGGCGCTGGCGCGGCATGGCGATCGGTTCGCCGGGGCTGCGCTTTTTCAGGGGTTTCGTTTCGACGCGGCGGGTGTCGGCGGGGAGAACGGTTTTTGCCTGATCCAGCACAAACACCCGCCGGCCCTGATAATAGGTGTCAATATTATCCAGCACGTCTTTGCTGGTGAGTTCGCGGTAGTACCAGGTGTTTTTGGAGGGCTGGAAACCGCAGCCGTATGCGGGTGATTGTTCCGGCGCGGGGCGGCGCGGTCTGGTAACCACGTTTTCTGGCGAGTCGTTGATCTTTACGGTTTTATCCAGCTTCAGCGGAGTTTTCCAGATCTCTTTGTTCTTGCAGGAAGAACACGCCGCTTTCGCCGCCGGCGCGCACGGCGCGGCGAGAATGAACGCGGCAAGAAAAACGCATATTTTGCCCATCATGGATATACTAGCTGTAAAATGCGCGCTGAGCAAGCGTGCGGCGCGCTAATATTGCATAATTCTACATATGGCGCCCGCTGTCAAAAAGGTTTTGGCGTGGATCTCGTGCGCCGCCGCGCTCAGCGGCGCGGCGCGCTGCGCTGGCCCGGAGCAGATCAATGCCATGCCGCAGCTTCCGGCCTGGAAACTGTTTGTGCCGGGCGCGGGCCAGTTCGCGTTCGGCGAGCCGGGCAAAGGACTGCTGTTCGCAGCGGGCACGGCCGGACTGCTCGGTTACGGCATTTACAGCGAAATCCGCAAGGACGCGGGCCAGCTCAACGCCCCGCTTGTCGGCGCGCAGCAGCTGTATCTCGCGGGTCTGTACGATACTTACCGGAGCGTGATGCTTCGGTCCGGCGCGTCCCGTTACACCGTCCGGTTTGATCCCGCGCCGGTTTCAAAACTCGCCGCCGCGCCTTTTTCGCGCGAAGCTTTCAGCCCGTGGGTTATCGGAGTCGCGGCTGTCGGCGCGGGCCTTAATTACGCGCTTGCGCGGGGCGGGTCGCATCGCGGGAGCTTTCGCAGCGTTTCCGGAATAAGTTATCTCGGCAATTCCTATAACCGCGACACCGGAGCGGCTGTTCTGGGCGCGCAGTGGCTGGGGGTGAGCTGGGGCGCCGGCGTGTCGGAGGAAATGCTTTTCCGCGGCATTTTGCAGGCCCAGTGGGAACGGAGGTTCGGCGATACAGCGGGACTGCTCGCGGCCTCCGCGGTGTTCGGAGCGGCTCATCTGGCCGACCCGTCTTCGTCGGATTCGTGGTATTCCGCCGGGTTCGCCTGCCTCGCCGGCGTTTATTTCGGAACGCGCTACCGGGCGAACAATTACACCCTGTCGGAGGTGATAGCGTCGCACGCGTGGTTTGATATCGCGGCGGGCTTCGCTTCCTATCTGGCGGATCCGGAGGAGAACCCGCTTGGCGCGAAAATCCGGTTTCCCTTTTAAGATATAATATACCGAATAATATATGAGTCCGCGACCTTCCCTGCTGCTGTCTGCGCCCGCGCCGGATACCCTGTCCGACCGGCTGCGCCGTTTTTGGAAACAGAAGCGTTTTTATTTTCTTATTCCGCTGGTTGCCGCGCTGCTGTTTGCTGCGCTGGAATATTTTAATCCCTACTATTTTCTGCAGGACGATACGCGCGTGCAGTTTATTCCCGTGCTGGCGCATTGCATGGGCGCGCTGAAAGAAGGTTCCGTGGCGTTTTATAATTTCCATCAGCATCTGGGCGTGCCGGTTCTGTCCGCCGGGGTGTTTGGCGTGCTGTACCCGTTCACTTATATCGCGGCATGGCTCAGTTATCTTTTCTTCGGGCATATTTTCGCAGCCGCCGATTTCTGGGCCGCCATTCATATAATACTGGGCGGTTATGGCATGTTTTTCCTGCTGCGCAAGATGGGGCTTACAAAACGGGTCGCGTTTTTCGGGTCGGTTTCGTGGATGCTCAACCCGTATGTGGTGTTCGCGGGCAGTTCGTGGTGGAGCATCATGCCCGCGGTCGGCTGGTTTCCGTGGATGCTGTACTGGAGCGCGGAAC
Above is a genomic segment from Elusimicrobiaceae bacterium containing:
- a CDS encoding ABC transporter ATP-binding protein, whose product is MPLEIKDYRFRHRPGAPWILDGINLRLQPGECAAVTGRNGSGKSTLVAAVCGLLPGFGQGETQGSITTQNPPPAAVLQNLDAQILTDSVLEEIGFFLKYSRPHGSKPTARDAVKTAGLTHAQERKVHLLSTGEKQRLACVCANAAAGAGLAVFDEPSAYLDDDGARRLCSMIKDLKARGLAVLVAGHEFARLDAVIDKSYKLNDGQLMPARLTDSGGFFRPEPPGCPDSTGLLAANIASRAADGTALVENFTLEIRRGRITGLTGPNGAGKSTLAGLLAGLKTPHAGALAIAGAACSRSDLARKVRLLPQNPYTQLLYKTAGENFDRARREAIKPCGRGFIELARALGAEHLAGRAVQNLSYGQAQRCALLCAMLAGPEFIILDEAVSCLDAEGIAAFHAALRLFCRDGGGALVISHLAKLTEAMSDRVYSIKQGILP
- a CDS encoding CPBP family intramembrane metalloprotease; the encoded protein is MAPAVKKVLAWISCAAALSGAARCAGPEQINAMPQLPAWKLFVPGAGQFAFGEPGKGLLFAAGTAGLLGYGIYSEIRKDAGQLNAPLVGAQQLYLAGLYDTYRSVMLRSGASRYTVRFDPAPVSKLAAAPFSREAFSPWVIGVAAVGAGLNYALARGGSHRGSFRSVSGISYLGNSYNRDTGAAVLGAQWLGVSWGAGVSEEMLFRGILQAQWERRFGDTAGLLAASAVFGAAHLADPSSSDSWYSAGFACLAGVYFGTRYRANNYTLSEVIASHAWFDIAAGFASYLADPEENPLGAKIRFPF
- a CDS encoding nucleoside-triphosphatase, which codes for MVFFITGPKNSGKTAFVKNLHSALEKAGLETGGIVSEGEPAGEKKSLYFVKSLRTGKRMKLLEIGGGPVPDKAGFDFADAVLGKAQNYKTVIIDEFGPLEAAGVGYGERVMRLSRGHDLIITVRPALAVTAAELFSHAGTETLSVENKTPAELEELARHIIRCLSK